The genomic DNA GGGAGAATcacatttttcaaaacaaagcccCAACTGCAAGCATCATTAgttcaaacaaaagaaaatccTTACATACCTTTTCCTCCAAGCAGAAATAAGGTCTTCAAGGAAATTGTACGCATCAGCAGAGTTCATGGACGAGACGTGCAGCCTTATCTACTCATAGCACAAACTATAGTCAGTTGTTACATCTAGAGAATCTCAATTTacatgtttatttatttaattgcaaCCTAAACTTCCACCGGTAACAATGAAAaggaattacaaaaaaaaaatatactgtCTACCCATTAGAAACACAACAGACCTTCCTTGAAGAAATCTTTGCATCAGTTGATATCATGTCGCCACTGTAGAGATCTAGAGAAGTACTAGTAGGACTACTTGGATCACTTGCTTCCTTGGAAAAATCATTTTCACTGATAAATCCCAGTTCTCTCAGCTTATCTTCTAAGCATATTGTATCTTCCTCCATTCTTTGCAGGACAACTGCACCAGTGAACATTTTTAAACTTGAAGATGGCAATGAAAAACTTAAGTTGTCAAATTCCAAAGTCAACAAACTTTTGAGTTTGCTCAAGATATATGAAGAGCACATTCATTCCAAATTCAGAAAATGCTAACAGAATCACAACTTCATCCATGCAATTAATATCAGTATCAAAATTATTAATATGTTTCTATAGAAATGcgtagaaatttattttaaatatatttctaATAGATCAACAACATGAACTTAAAATCATGGAAGCATATAATGGAACAACCTATTCTTAGTGCATTTAATCAGTTCCTCTGCTAGCTATTTCACAAGCATTGATGCACAACTAGACAACTGATTCTATTAGACTCTACCTGCCACTATATCAAGCATAACAAATTTGTTATAATTATTTTATCTGAGCATTTTCACAAGATTTCTAAGTTTGTATGGAAACACAACATAGTTAAGAAAAAAAACATCCATTTCATTTCACAGTTAATGGGATCAAAATCAAATGTTCTAAGAATAATCTATGcattaaaaaaggaaaaacacGGTACCTCTTCTATCAGTTGATTGTTTTTTCACTTCCTTGATTATTGGATCAGTTATAGCATCCTCAATATCTGCAGTCAATTTTGCCACAGAATGCTTTCTCTTCTTATCATGCGTATGTAGCTTTGGAATTGGAAGAACAGCATGTTCTGCATTTGTTCGATCTAGTGCAGTAACCGTTCCTACAACACAAAAATAAGACACCTGTGAAGACATAAAAGTAGGAAGTAGATAGTAGTAATTATCAAATCAAAGTAGGGTTGTGCTATGTAACTATAGGCTGCAAAAAAATAGTCCTTTTCCAAATTTCAAGTATTTAACAACACAAACCAGTTACTcgaagttaaatatttttttgttttgtaAATCGTACCTTTCATGCTCCTCATTTGTGGCTTCTGAGGATGAGGAAAGCTGCCAATTGGCAAAAGAATACCACCTTTGGAGTCATCTAATTTAATGTCTGTTCCATAATGTACCAACAGTTTCTGAAATGAAGGCTTAACTAGTGAACCATAAGCAAGGAAAACATGTCCTGAAGCAGCTTTAGGTGTATCTAGAAGTTTTGCTCCATATATGCCCAAATCATTTATCTTTGGCTCCATAAAAACTGAGATCTTTGTGGGCTGACTATGGCGCAATTCTTCAAGGTTACTTCCATACCAAAAATAACCcatgccaacttcagaaatggCCACAACAGAAAACCCCTCTCCAAATTTTTCATCCTTTTGTACATCTTTGCCGTCCAGAAAAACAGCTGGATGCTCCATTGAGAGAATACAACTAGCAGATTGCTTTTTGTCTCCACCTACTCTCCAAATGGCAATATGTCTCTCACCAACTCCAGATGTCATGATATATTGCCCATCTTGACTGAAAATCATGCACTGAACAGCCACCTGAATAACTTCTTGGTGTTTAGTTAAGTAATTCAAGTGGTAATGAATTGATGAATGAAAAAAAGATAGAGGACATGATgtaaaagaaggaagagagtgttgCAAGTATATAAATAACATACTGGGTGTCCAGAAAACTTTTGTAGTTTCTTGTTATCAGAACAACCAAAAGTCTTCAGCTGTCCAGATGCAGTGGCCAATA from Zingiber officinale cultivar Zhangliang chromosome 4A, Zo_v1.1, whole genome shotgun sequence includes the following:
- the LOC121969529 gene encoding WD repeat-containing protein 43-like, whose product is MALNFHDVRGLLAAFSPSSEFFAICSGDGRIKIWDTIKGQLQTEFSDLSPSDASSILSQPKSGHLSLDYTCMKWVPLERKKKRKSGSSFLVLGTGNGDVLALDVSAGQLKWKISDCHPGGVNAVCFSEFHQSVYTTGVDGMVCEIDAAKGSLIGKFRAFTKSISSMAVSADGKILATASGQLKTFGCSDNKKLQKFSGHPVAVQCMIFSQDGQYIMTSGVGERHIAIWRVGGDKKQSASCILSMEHPAVFLDGKDVQKDEKFGEGFSVVAISEVGMGYFWYGSNLEELRHSQPTKISVFMEPKINDLGIYGAKLLDTPKAASGHVFLAYGSLVKPSFQKLLVHYGTDIKLDDSKGGILLPIGSFPHPQKPQMRSMKGTVTALDRTNAEHAVLPIPKLHTHDKKRKHSVAKLTADIEDAITDPIIKEVKKQSTDRRVVLQRMEEDTICLEDKLRELGFISENDFSKEASDPSSPTSTSLDLYSGDMISTDAKISSRKIRLHVSSMNSADAYNFLEDLISAWRKRTPGLKNVLQWIYYILLMHGQFVANKDSSAGMLDGLQRASKNMIRLRCASINHLLKLSGRIRLIMTQIDKIGKKVSMDEHLGDGVKMLSDDDDEDVGFSDENNEDEEIDEMLYGEDESNSDDDHELGQT